The DNA region CCCCCCAAATAAACCACGTTTGTCAGTGATTGGAGTGTTACGTCCATGAACTCAGGGGGGGATGATAGGCCAGCCCATATGTTCCTTCTGATAGTTAAACCAGTCAGTGACTGACAGCATGAGAATACCTACCACTCATATTCCTTTCAGAGGTTATTGTAAAAATTTTCTGCAGATGACAAATACAAACACCCTAATTCCTCACAAGCTGCAAATGACCATTACTGATGATGTCACCCAGCCACCAACATGTGGGATGTTAAAAGGTGCATCCGAAACAAATCCGGCACTCGGTTAAGTAAACAGATCATATCATTGAAGACTTTCTCTTGTGAAAACTTACTTTGGTTGACTTGGAAAAGCCTTCAACACGAGAGAGAGGATAGGGTACACATGGGGGGAAAAACTCGCGTCGGAGTTGTACACCACAAACAGATTAACATCAAACTGCTATGATGCAAGACTCATGAAATttactagttttttttttttttttacccacctCCTAATGGTTACTAAATTACATCCTTTTTCATAAACAACTTTTTTCTGTGTTGAGCACAGCTTCAGGCCAATCCCAGAATACTCACATCTACAACTTCACATAAGTGTCCCGGTGGgtagcttccaggttcaaaaatcACAACAGACCATAAATTACAATGTTAAAACACTTGGAAAATGGTTTAATGtttacaacaaaaaaaagtaCTGTACAGACACAGTGAaagttttttaatatatatttatatatatatataaaaacaaaacaaaaatacagcAGATGAATGCATCTACACAAATCTACCATGTATCCTGATTcacatatttaaaaattctaCTCAGTCTCTCAGATCTAGGCCACCATGATGTAGCTGCTTTGGAATTTCACGCTTGTGTGCCCCccacagcaaaacaaaaataaaccaaacaaaCGTGCTACAATGAGTGAGACTGGACCTAGGAAACCAACCCTTTGCAAAGTATACATACACCACATCACCACAAGGGGGTGCCTCAGGGCAAAGCTCTGGATGGAGGGTTAGTGTTTATCACGTAGCGTTAATGAGACTGGCAGGGCACGAGCGCCATCATCCCAGACAGCAGTGGATGGAAAGTGAAAAAAAGTTTACAGAACACGCACCTTTGAAAGCTACaaacatatatatgtacagttttttttttttttgttattcaagACATCCGGGCAGTGAAACTGATATTACATCCACTGACACacaaaaaacatacaaaaatacTATTGTTCACCTACCAGGAATAGGACAGATCTGAGATTAAATCCATGCTATGATCGAAAAGAGCAATACACCAAAAcaaaccaaaatgttttaaaatgacacAAAACCGTTTTCTTAATTATCCCAGAAATATACCAAAATATACATCTAAGCTTTGGAAGTACTGAGGTTAGGACTAATGTCAGTGCTGGGCTGTGTCTCAATACGCGAGCTGCAGGGTAGAGAGAGTCATCTTTGGTTTCTGCATCAGGCGAACGTTTTATATTTGGATTTTTGCTTTGGGATAGAGCTTGTAAAATCCTgcaacctccccccaccccaccccccctccccccatttagcctaaaaacaaacaaaacaaacaagaaaaagagggagaaaaaaacaaataggGGTTAAGGATCTATTAACTGATGCACTAGGACATCACACCACAGCGGGCTTTGGGCTGAGGGGCGTAATGCATAGTCTCACAGCTGAAGAAAGTAGGAAGGGGAGGTAAAATAAGGAGttaaagtgaaaaaaaactgtagaaaTACAGACGGAGTCCTGAGTGAGGTCAGCACACCTAGGACCCCCTCCAATACATATTGACAAGCAGCACCCAGTTCCACAACTCTTACCAGAGTCCCTCAGAGTAGCCCACCAGGTGCCTCCTGCCTCCGGGATTTCCCGCCCTCTGTCAGCCTAAGGAGTGTCCCGGAAACTCAAACACGGCTGTAGGGGCACCAGCTCAGGCCCACGCGGTGGCACACGGAGCCCTACCCCCCTACATACAGGGAGGGAAGGTGTTCTACAGCAAAGAGGGGTGGGGCATCCCAGGGCATGGCTTAGTTGATACAATCAAGTACAAGTctttggttttgttttgttttttttttttcctttctttgggAGGAGGGAAGTAAAGAGTGTTGAGTGGGACTATCAGACCACAGCCCAGGGGTTAACAATGAACACACTCATATCTACATTCAGTGGGGACAGGAGACACCAGGACATCAGGAGTAGagagcaaagaaaaaaaaaagcaccccCGGTCACAATGCAATGCAagataaataagataaatagctttGACAAAGCTGCTTGTAGTTTACACCCTGTATGATGAACAACTGACTCctaaatgttttcattttcacTGGCTTTTTAAAAGAGAAAAGGCCAGTAAGACAAGTACACAGGTAAAACTTAAAGGGGTTTTAAATTATACATAATTGCCTTTTAAAGCAGACATTCATGTTTGCAAATGGGTGCTCAtatgctgccccctggtggcactTAAGTTCCACTACACAAGTATATACTAAACAAGACATCTGTGGGCTACTCTTACAGGAttggtttttttcccccttaagGAAGATTAAAGCATGTCTACTAGGTCGAGCTAGAAATGAGGTATACATCAACCCCTTAACCCCACGTCGACCCGCAAAACAGCACAATAAGCCCCCGCCCTTTACCTACAGCAGGGTCCCAAGGCagtaccccccaccccaaccatgAGCGAAGTGCTGCGTCAATAACACAGCAGGACAAAGAGAGAAATGGAAGCTTGTCTGCCAGCTGTGTTGCTTTCATTCTACCGAAACCAGAGCTTCTGCCTCAGATCTCACCCTAAATGGCTGCcggtaataaatataaatattctgTTTGTATTAATTCCAAGTGCTCTCTGTTCCATGGTTTCAGTACATGACCTGAAGGACAGTGCTTCTGCCGGCTGCCCCTCCTAGCTCAACCGGGAGCTACACCCTGGCACCTCCGCAGTGTTGAGCTACCAATAAAGCTTCtgccacagcgccccctatcGCCGGAACCCAAACCTCACGCGATGTGAGGAAAACCTAAACAAAGCTGATGGAAACCGCCACTCATTCAATCCGGTGGGCGGAGCTCATGTGCATCAGTGCTCACTTGCTCGTTCAGGCAAAACAGCTTGAGGATTTCTTAGTATGAATACGGCTGTAAATGACGATGAGTCTGGATCAGTGGTGGGAATCGCCTGGTAGGCTGGTTTCACTACATCAGCTCTTAACTGGTTCAGAGAAGGTCCCAGTTCAAGTCCAGGCATGAATCAGTCTGACGCGGAAACAGGGTCCTCCATGGACGATGACTCTCCACCTCAGGACCAGACACCCTTAAGACCAAAAGGAACCAGTAACTGTTCTCCCCTGAAAGATAATCAAACTCATGactgataaaacataaatgaccaCTAACCACGTCCAGATTTAagctcagcatttacaaatcagcatgaaaaaaataataaaattaagcgTAAAGATGCTTCAGTCTCGTTGCCCATCAGAGCAGGTCCCTGCACTAACGGCACCAGGGCAACACCGTTAACAACAGCATTTTTTTTCGTCTTTTCAAAAGAACAAGCACAAGTTACTACAATCATTAATTGAACACAACAGTTCAgagtttaaaaatatttaccTACATATACAAATAAAGCTAAGGGGGAACCCCAAGATTTTGCTCACGCCAACATCCATTTCCGACACAAACATTTCAGTAACTTCCAGAGTGTCACAGTACCAAGGAGAGAGGCTGCTAGGGTAGGTAATCAAAAATCAGCAAGAGAAGTCCCAAATTCATGATCCGGGGAGGCCATGGAGGCCCACCCACGCCCCCCACTCCCAAACCTAAAGATACACCACATCCCAGCCACCTCAAACCCAACAGAATCAGAAATGtgtacactccccccccccccccccccgctttggCAAGTAGGATCACAAGATCACATGACACACAGGCAATCCCAGAAGTAGTAACCAGTAGCAGTAGTAACAGTTGGCAAAGTAATAAATCTGCTCGTCAGCCTCACGTAAGTGTACAGCAAAGTCACGTAaccaaataataatttaaaaacggacagactTTCAAGAGCTGACAATGTCCGTTTGAAGTGCGCCCAAAACCAACTTTACGAGAACAGCCACTGAGGTATTttaagtaaagaaaaaaattaaagcaCTAAAAAGTAGTATTAGTGGAGCAAACATCTCCAGATCGAATCAGGAGTAGAAAAACACTGGAGTATCAGCGTCACGTTCATCCTGGGCCGCGCTGGGTGCAGGGCGTCTCCCGGCGCAAAGCTGCTCGACCCGGGTCTGGCAAGGGGAGACACCAGCCGCCACTTCTCAGCACCAAACTCGTCCGATGCATCTTCCTCATTTTAACGCCACGACCCCAAAGGTCAATAATACTGCCGTAAACTGGGGCCGGCGGGGAACAGagagacccccacccccccccccccaattcgaGAAGTGCCCGGTGACTTGCCGGCTTCAAGCCGTGCTTTAGCGCAAATGTAATGAGTCACCACCCAGACAACAAAACCGCTCTATAACTTAAATAATGATAAAtggtaaaaaatatatatctatcaGGAGTCAGTAGTGCGCAGAGATGTTATTGTCTCGATGGGGAGCCGCACTGATGCGCGCACACAGCAGCAGAGAGGGAAAGGACTTTGGTTTAAGCTTTTGATGGCTGAATATCGGCAGAAcagcaacagcaacaacaacaaaaaaaagccTTTTGTGAAACCGGAGCTACAGGACTAGCTGGCAGAACTTGGACGTGTTTTTTCAGTCTTACGAGGAAGACAAAGTCTGATTTCAGTAAGCAACAGGGGATCAAAATACTTAAAAAAGCAGTGGCCAACGTAGCTATGTATGTAATACTCTGTTCACAGCAACGCATATCAACCTTTTGCTTAAAACCACACCAATatattaaaatttaattatAACAAAGGGAGGGGAAAATATTTTCTTATTCACTTTTAAACCTTTAAACCTTTTATAACTACCTGACTGTTGCACTAAAACCCCCTCAAAGGAGCCCCAGATACTTTGGTTTGTGTTGAtataggtgggggggtgggggatgcaGGGGGGATCCCCCACCCTGAAACACATCCACCCTTCTCTGGCCCCCACCTTCTGGTCCCTTAAGAAAGcagacgcgcacacacacgcacgcgcacacacacacacacacacacacacacacacacacacacacacacacacacacacacacacacacacacacacacacacacacacacaccacagtttCAGCGCATGTGAAAAATCAATAGTGTTTAGTCTTTGGAAAGATCCTACAAATATTGCATTATTTCTGTGGTCTAAAAGTGAGCCCCCAGTGATAACATAAATATTTCAACTAtgctacattttttaaaaaattaacaatTATTTTTGGTATATCTGACTATTAAAAAATGAGCAGTACAAAGAGTTTCCCAAGTGAGTGGACCATCGTTCTTCAAGCCCAGTTTCTGACAGACACCATGCAAGTGTAAAACAAGAAAGTAACAAAAACTGGGACCAAACTCACAAAACCAACATCACTCTTCAGAAGGGCCAGAAATGGCattatgtccccccccccccaaatcaatcAACGTGAACCACCAATCAGCAGGTCAGAATGCCCCCACCTCATCACTAAACACTTTGCCCTTACTGATATTTTCCACATTCACTAAAGCTATGAGTGTCCACtccaacacccccaccccaaaaaagccccccccccaccccccacagaagCAGTGTGACACACTTGCCACCATAAAGCTCTTAGTATTATTAAAGCTACTTTGAAACAAAAGTGATCAGTGTATATGGAGACAAACGGCAGGGACGCCAGCGATGATGGTGACTGGCAGGCGTCTCAGGAGGCAAACTCACATGTGCCGCCCCCTATGGCCACACGGGGAACAGCGGCAGCACCGGTTTGACGTTTTAAAGCCTTCTAACCGCGTTTCAGCTTTTTACAGAGATTAATGCAACTCAGACGGTAAATCACCCACAAACACCGTACACccccatacaaacacacacaaatctgtAAACGCAGTAATGAGTTCAGCAATGAaagaaccctaaccctatccttTAGACCTCTGGTATAAAACAGTGTAACGAGCCAGTATGACAGACCATAAACAAAAGAAAGTTCACCATTAAAAAGCAGTATTCTGAACGGAAATGACGTCGACCTCAGCGACGAGGTCACTCAGTCGAATGCATGTCTCACATTTTTTGGTTCGAACGATAATTGATTTTCTGGGTgaaggggagaaaaaaaaataggtaCGCTCAAAAAGATAATTTAGGGAAATGCTATTTTTTCTCCCCGGATTGTGCCAGGACTGCACACAGGAGTGCTGTGTGAAGAGTCTGTTTGGACAGTCTCCAATCGCCATGGCAACAGGGCGTCAAGTGATTTGTGCACATGCCCCACCCTCAccaaaaatgattaaaaaaatgattaaaaatggcaagggagaaaaaaaaaacaacaattaaaaaaaaccttagatcCTGGCACAATAAAAGAATAAAGATACTTAAAAGAATACTTAAAAGAGAATAAAGccttatataaaaaaataaattcagtaggtttttttctttttggtggCAGCAGAAGTATTAAATAAGGAGAAAGGAGGCGGGGAAGGGAGGGGGACACGCACAAGGGGCGTGGCCACGAGTTCATTGGGCCTTGGAGGCAGTGGTGATAGTGGCGGCGGGTGCCGTGGTGACGGTTCCGCTGCTATGCTGGGAGTCACCGTGCGCGGTCGCCGTGGTGacctgcaggttaagggccccgGCCCCGGCCCCAGACACCAGGCTAACCGGGTTGCTGGTCAGCAGGGACAGGTTCTGAGGGTTGAGGAACAGTGGAGCCGTCAGCAGGTTGGGAGTGCTGCCTGCACTGGCGTTAGCGAAGAGCAAACTGCCGCTGCCGTCCAGAGAGGTGATGGGAAGGCTGCCGCTAGAGGCCAGAGCTGGAAAGGAGACGGTAGAGTGGGTTTGTCACGATCACAGATGTATTTGTCGAAGAATCAGTATGCTGGGGCTAATCAAATCACAGCAGAGCTGGAGATTTCAgttccagagagtacaaatccagaccaagattttgtttcaaccaaccagttgagaataaagagtcacagtcacagagtactcaactggttggttgaaacaaaatcttggtctggatttgtactctctggacctgaaacctCCGCCTCTGAATCACAGTGCTCAACAGCCAAGCACTACCGACTTTCCAGCCTTCTTTTAcctgtgaagcctctggccaatcagaatcaataaCCTAACTACCTTGGAAgattgaaaacaaggcctggatatGGAATtgagggccagatttgaagagccttGTAGTATGAACCAAAAGGGTCGACATGACAACAAGCAACACAGGAGGCAATCGACTATGGAGATGTGTCATGTGcactcaggaaaaaaaatggtaaaaatatgtaccttgtcactggggcagaacccttgtaattgtaccttttaaggtacagaaaaaggaacatcccaaaggtataAACAGCATTCATGTACCATCAATGGTatagaaatgttcctcagagtatttctgtaccttaaaaggtacaattccCTATACCTAAGGGTACAAGTGGCAGACCCTTCAGGGTACGGCCCCAGTGACAAACAAAGGTACAAAGTGGTACTcctttttctgacagtgcagATATCTGTGATAGCTATAAAGTTTGGGGACTGCAGAGTCAATCTGAGCCTCAGACTGCTAAACGATCCACTGAAAATAGGAGGGGGGCTGGCATTTGGTAACCATGGAAACAATCACTGTGGACATGGGTAATGTAGTTCTTGGTTAAAAGTCTGGCCTGCACACCTTGGATGGTCGCCAGCGTGCTGTTGCTCATAAGGGCCGGACTCAGTGCGCTGCCCAGGGCGCTGGGAGCCAGACTCAGCAGCGCTCCCCTGcaaggagagagagacggacACCGTAGAGGATGAGGGTCACGGCATGACGGCTGGGGGAGGCGTGACTTGCACTGCAGCGTGTGACCTCACCCGGGAGCAAACTGTGAGGACGCCATGAGGCCCGGGCTGAgtccggcagcggcggccgccaTGGCAGCCAGTCCAGCACTGGTGGGCAGCTGGGCGGCACCCTGCAGGGCAGCCGAGAGACCCGATGCAGTCACCATCACCTGTCCGGCGCCCAGCGTAGGTGCCAGGGAGGAGGGCACATGTGTATCCGTGTTTGTTTCGTGGGCTCCGCCCACCTCCGTGGCTGCCTGCACCGTTGGGGAGGGGCTCAAGGAAGGGGAGGCCATAGCAGAAGTCACCATGGGGACCGTGGAGATGACCGAGGCCGTGTTCGTGGTCGCTGCCCCAGGGGTCGTGCCTAGAACAGCAGGAAAACGTTAGAAGCTCACTTCAGGCTACAGACTCACTCAAAGCCCCAGAGCAGACGTTCTCTGTTAAACCACCATGGACTTCAAACTTTGTGGGCAAATGACACTCACAGGTCCTCAGTGAGCTTCTGAATGGTAAACAATCATCACCGTGGTAACGGTTACCACTAGAAACGTGCATGTTCCTTGGCCCAAGGTGGAAAATCCAGCTACCTGTAAAAGCGAGGCTGGTGGCGGCCATGCTGGTGAGAGGCAGAACTGGGTTTACAGTCAACGTGGTCGGTGGGTTACTGGTGACAAGGCTGGCCGTGCTGGGCACCTGGGACACAGACGAGGGACAGTGACGACACGGAATGCCTCCACCGATGCTCATACTGATATTGTTTGGCTACCACTTCTATTGCAAATCAAAATTGATCGCTCATGTTAAATAAATACAGCAGACTCCGAGAGATGGCAAAGACGACGGAGAAGATGGACTGAGAAAGGAACAACAATCAGCACAAGGGCTGAAGGAGGGGGTGGACAGTCGCCCGGGACACAGTGAAGGAGCTTTGAGTTTTAGGCATTTAAGCTGCTGAGCGACTCAACACAAAGACCAAAAACAACAGTGAGGATGGGAAGGAGTCCGTGCACAAGAGAGCTGTGGGCAAAGTTATTTCTACCAATTTTCTGATAGAAAGTTGGTGGTTGTGATGAACCTGTCCTCCATCTGACAGCCCTGCAACCCCAGACAGCAGTGGGGACCTTGTTTTAATTTGGTTGGTAGTACATTACATCCTAGACATTCCCTACTAGAGTGAGGTCACAAAGTTGTCCCAGAGCTGGGCCAAGCTGGGAGTGGTGGAAGTAATTTTGGGAACGTGCagtagcgcccccccccccccaacaactcAGCCCACTGCTCCTGCAACACTGTCCAaagccttgagcaaggccctttaaTGTACCAAGGGGGTGGACGGAGAGAAGATCGCTTTGATGGGAGTGCTGCTGGCGCTGGGGGGGTTGATCCTCTTCTCCTTCTGCCTCcggttgcagaaccacacgcgGATCACCTCCTTCTCCATGTTCAGCTGGTCGGCAATCATGGTGATCTCCTCAGAGGTAGGTTTTTGGTTCTGCTTAAAGAGCATAAAGGGACCCACCGGTCCACTTTCACTAcggggggtcaaaggtcagaggtcCGCGTTCCAGGTTTGAAGCCGGCTGCCCACCTGACATCATGCAACGTCAAACCATCAAGAACATACGAGCTGATCACAGTACTGAACACCGAGTCTTCAGCAgtcaaaaaatgtttaaatcaatttatttaggtattaagtGTGCTTTTGCTCAGaatcaaataaaaaacaaacaaaaaaaatcacaaatttaGCATTAGAACTGTGCTGTCAACAGGCATGACAACACGTGAAGGCTTGTAATTAATCTGGAAACCATAACGCACTATTTTGCCGAAGACAAATTAATCCTCTGGAGTGTACGAACTGGAATCTTAAACCATCTAAAAGCTGCTGCAAGTTTTTGTCTTCGAGGCATAAAAAAACTCCCCCAAAAACCTTGAACAGTCtacttttcaaatatatatatatatatagaaactaAATATATTTTCAGAGCTTTGTAAGAAGAATATAATGATCAAGAGTCACTGACTGGAGCTTGAGTCATGAAGCAGCACTGAACACCCACCCATTTGCAAATAGCACTATTCATACGCTAGCGACAGGATAATCTAACAGTAGTTATTGGGTCCAAACACACATGTGAAGACATAAACATGAGCAAATGCCTGGGTTCTGTTTACACTGACTGAGGAGCCTTTTATTCGGTGCTGTGAGAGTTTTCACTGAGGAAATGCCATAAAAAACATCTCTTCAATTCATGGATAACTGTAAATTCAGATAAGGAGTAAATTTCAAAATGCAACTGTTTTCTAATTTTGACCGCtagcgtaaaaaaaaaaaattgctgatAACTAGGTTGTTCTTTTAGTGTTACGTTTATGGTATCCTTTTTGGAAATAAAAGACTACAAGCAATCATTTTACTTAACTAGATTTCTCAAAATTAATGTTGTAAAATTACTTAAAATAGTAGGGATTCTATTAGCTGAAAATAAGATATTTTACGTTAAATAACTTTTGCACTAAAAACACTCGTATAATTCGGATGAATCAAGCAACTTAAGTGTTCTCTGTTCAAAAATGCTTTCAAAAACAGAATTAAAAGCAGAATGGGAATATACATATACTTGATTCCTCTTACCagtcttccattcatttcttagTTCTAAGATCATCATCCAAAAAATACAAGCAAACACCATTTTAAAAACAGCCTATTAGTGTGATTAACAGGATTTTTTTAAGCAAATGACACCACTAATCAGagcaaatgaaaattaaaagtaGCACAATAACTCATAAGaatctccaaaaagttactgataacTTGTGTGTCtagaacaccacttcagtcccCAAAGCTCTCCGTTACTGGTCCTTCACTGGAAGCCCAGCCTAACTATAACCATGCCTAGCTGGCTCCTTGACAGCTTTATGCTCGTGAAACAAGCCCTGTCTCACTTGTACTCTACAAACTCCCTTCACCTGGATGCCTGCGTGTGACAGGAAATATCACTCACCTCCAGAAAgctcttttctaaggccactCTGATGTTGGTCTCGATGCTGGTCCTCTTCTTGCGGCGCCGGTTCAGGCCCTCCATGCCCAGGCCCGGGGAGCCCAAGGCACTGGGGCTGGACAGGGCCTGGTCCGAGGTCAGGttctctgcacacacagtggggacacagacacagggagGCAGGTAAAAACCTGAATGTGGGGCGCCGTGGGCGAACACCATGTCACCATGGCTACAGGCGGCCCGGCACCTCACGTCTTTTCCCCATAGTAAAACAGCCACTGGCACCATTCACAGTGAACAGAGTAAACACACGCAGAAACAAAACTATACCAACTTGCAATGACTCTGTATTTTAAGTAGTTTTAAATGCAAGTACCAGAACCTAAAGGCTTTAGCCCTCAAAGTTCCCCAGAAAGGTTGTCAGTTCTAAAACGGCAGCCCAATTTGTTTTTCAAGAGTTAAACCAAACTGTGATTGGCAGGACACTGTAACCCCACCCACCTCCTTTGTTCAGTCACTCTTAACCAGCGCGACCAGCGGACACTGGACATAAAAGGCCAAAAATGGACGTAACCAAAGCTTAGGTGAGGCCAAACCCTCAGACTGCTGCTGGGGAATCATGTGACCGCAGCAAACAGAGAAGGGACAAACCTGCATCGTTCAGCCACTTCTCAAGCAGCGGCTTCAGCTTGCACATGTTCTTGAAGCTCAGGTTCAGGGCTTCGAAGCGCGAGATGGTGGTCTGGCTGAAATCATTTCCGTAC from Brienomyrus brachyistius isolate T26 chromosome 1, BBRACH_0.4, whole genome shotgun sequence includes:
- the pou2f1b gene encoding POU domain, class 2, transcription factor 1b isoform X4 — translated: MADGGATSQDESPGPESRMSDPSERTKDAMESRDGNAGAQTNGLDFQRQSSQTTSTITNAHTQALLQQSKSGEAVEPPASSQQGALPQTQLMLAGGQITGLTLTPAQQLLIQQAQAQLLAAAVQHSASQQSTTTGATISASAATPITQIQPIQITPQFQQLQQFVLVQPGHPIAAQLQPAQFIISQTPQGQQSLLQAQNLLTQLPQSQANLLQTQPSIALTTQPATPTRTIAATPIQPLLHSQTTPKRMDTPSLEEPSDLEELEQFAKTFKQRRIKLGFTQGDVGLAMGKLYGNDFSQTTISRFEALNLSFKNMCKLKPLLEKWLNDAENLTSDQALSSPSALGSPGLGMEGLNRRRKKRTSIETNIRVALEKSFLEQNQKPTSEEITMIADQLNMEKEVIRVWFCNRRQKEKRINPPSASSTPIKAIFSPSTPLVPSTASLVTSNPPTTLTVNPVLPLTSMAATSLAFTGTTPGAATTNTASVISTVPMVTSAMASPSLSPSPTVQAATEVGGAHETNTDTHVPSSLAPTLGAGQVMVTASGLSAALQGAAQLPTSAGLAAMAAAAAGLSPGLMASSQFAPGGALLSLAPSALGSALSPALMSNSTLATIQALASSGSLPITSLDGSGSLLFANASAGSTPNLLTAPLFLNPQNLSLLTSNPVSLVSGAGAGALNLQVTTATAHGDSQHSSGTVTTAPAATITTASKAQ
- the pou2f1b gene encoding POU domain, class 2, transcription factor 1b isoform X2, which translates into the protein MADGGATSQDESPGPESRMSDPSERTKDAMESRDGNAGAQTNGLDFQRQSSQTTSTITNAHTQALLQQLTLTPAQQLLIQQAQAQLLAAAVQHSASQQSTTTGATISASAATPITQIQPIQITPDLQQFQQLQQFVLVQPGHPIAAQLQPAQFIISQTPQGQQSLLQAQNLLTQLPQSQANLLQTQPSIALTTQPATPTRTIAATPIQPLLHSQTTPKRMDTPSLEEPSDLEELEQFAKTFKQRRIKLGFTQGDVGLAMGKLYGNDFSQTTISRFEALNLSFKNMCKLKPLLEKWLNDAVCAENLTSDQALSSPSALGSPGLGMEGLNRRRKKRTSIETNIRVALEKSFLEQNQKPTSEEITMIADQLNMEKEVIRVWFCNRRQKEKRINPPSASSTPIKAIFSPSTPLVPSTASLVTSNPPTTLTVNPVLPLTSMAATSLAFTGTTPGAATTNTASVISTVPMVTSAMASPSLSPSPTVQAATEVGGAHETNTDTHVPSSLAPTLGAGQVMVTASGLSAALQGAAQLPTSAGLAAMAAAAAGLSPGLMASSQFAPGGALLSLAPSALGSALSPALMSNSTLATIQALASSGSLPITSLDGSGSLLFANASAGSTPNLLTAPLFLNPQNLSLLTSNPVSLVSGAGAGALNLQVTTATAHGDSQHSSGTVTTAPAATITTASKAQ
- the pou2f1b gene encoding POU domain, class 2, transcription factor 1b isoform X3; protein product: MADGGATSQDESPGPESRMSDPSERTKDAMESRDGNAGAQTNGLDFQRQSSQTTSTITNAHTQALLQQSKSGEAVEPPASSQQGALPQTQLMLAGGQITGLTLTPAQQLLIQQAQAQLLAAAVQHSASQQSTTTGATISASAATPITQIQPIQITPDLQQFQQLQQFVLVQPGHPIAAQLQPAQFIISQTPQGQQSLLQAQNLLTQLPQSQANLLQTQPSIALTTQPATPTRTIAATPIQPLLHSQTTPKRMDTPSLEEPSDLEELEQFAKTFKQRRIKLGFTQGDVGLAMGKLYGNDFSQTTISRFEALNLSFKNMCKLKPLLEKWLNDAENLTSDQALSSPSALGSPGLGMEGLNRRRKKRTSIETNIRVALEKSFLENQKPTSEEITMIADQLNMEKEVIRVWFCNRRQKEKRINPPSASSTPIKAIFSPSTPLVPSTASLVTSNPPTTLTVNPVLPLTSMAATSLAFTGTTPGAATTNTASVISTVPMVTSAMASPSLSPSPTVQAATEVGGAHETNTDTHVPSSLAPTLGAGQVMVTASGLSAALQGAAQLPTSAGLAAMAAAAAGLSPGLMASSQFAPGGALLSLAPSALGSALSPALMSNSTLATIQALASSGSLPITSLDGSGSLLFANASAGSTPNLLTAPLFLNPQNLSLLTSNPVSLVSGAGAGALNLQVTTATAHGDSQHSSGTVTTAPAATITTASKAQ
- the pou2f1b gene encoding POU domain, class 2, transcription factor 1b isoform X1; this translates as MADGGATSQDESPGPESRMSDPSERTKDAMESRDGNAGAQTNGLDFQRQSSQTTSTITNAHTQALLQQSKSGEAVEPPASSQQGALPQTQLMLAGGQITGLTLTPAQQLLIQQAQAQLLAAAVQHSASQQSTTTGATISASAATPITQIQPIQITPDLQQFQQLQQFVLVQPGHPIAAQLQPAQFIISQTPQGQQSLLQAQNLLTQLPQSQANLLQTQPSIALTTQPATPTRTIAATPIQPLLHSQTTPKRMDTPSLEEPSDLEELEQFAKTFKQRRIKLGFTQGDVGLAMGKLYGNDFSQTTISRFEALNLSFKNMCKLKPLLEKWLNDAVCAENLTSDQALSSPSALGSPGLGMEGLNRRRKKRTSIETNIRVALEKSFLEQNQKPTSEEITMIADQLNMEKEVIRVWFCNRRQKEKRINPPSASSTPIKAIFSPSTPLVPSTASLVTSNPPTTLTVNPVLPLTSMAATSLAFTGTTPGAATTNTASVISTVPMVTSAMASPSLSPSPTVQAATEVGGAHETNTDTHVPSSLAPTLGAGQVMVTASGLSAALQGAAQLPTSAGLAAMAAAAAGLSPGLMASSQFAPGGALLSLAPSALGSALSPALMSNSTLATIQALASSGSLPITSLDGSGSLLFANASAGSTPNLLTAPLFLNPQNLSLLTSNPVSLVSGAGAGALNLQVTTATAHGDSQHSSGTVTTAPAATITTASKAQ